The following is a genomic window from uncultured Hyphomonas sp..
GACAGGATCGTGCCTTGGCAGGGCGACTGGCTGCTTGCGCTGACAGGCCACCTTGGCCGAACCGATCGCAAGCAATTGCGGGCCCGTGAAAGAGCCCTCGCCCTCTCCGGCTACAAGGAAACAGAGTCTGGCTACTGGGTCCGTCCTGCAAATCTTTCCCGGAAACTGGCAGAGCACCGCGCAGACCTCATCGGCATCGGGGCAGACGAAGACATCTCTCTCATACGCGTCAGCGAACACGCACTTTCGGAAACGGCTCCCTGGACTAGCCTGTGGTCGACGGAAGATCTCGCCCGCACCTATGAGCAGGCGACAGACACGATGCTCGCCAGCCTCGAGCGTCTTCCAAGCCTCCCCAAGGACATGTCCGCGCGGGAATCCCTCCTGATCGGCCAGGCGGTCATCCGGGCCATCAACTTTGACCCGCTGCTACCGCCAGAGCTCGCCGATCAGGAAGCATTCCTGCGCATGGTCGACACGATGGTGCACTACAACGATGCCGGACGGAAATGCTGGCAGGCCTATTATGCCGCGACAGAAAACAGCTGATACGGACACCGATTGAAGGCGGCATCTTGCACCGGATGGCAATCACTCCCACGATTGCGCGCTGAGACTCACACCGGACATCATGCCTGACGCCCCCGCCCCGCCACCGTTTTCCATCCCGCTTTACCGGCGGATTTGGGTGGCGAACGTTGCGTCGCAATTCGGCAGCCTGATCCAGAGTGTCGGTGCGGCCTGGCTGATGGTGGAGCTGGGCGGCACGAAGACCCAGATCGCCCTCGTTCAGGCGTCGGTCACGCTGCCCATCATGATCCTCGCGCTGCTTTCCGGTGCGATCGCGGACAACTACCCCCGCCGCCTGGTGATGCTGGCTTGCCAGAGCTGGATGTTCATTCTGTCCGTCGCGCTCTGTGCCTTCGCCTGGTTCGGGCACATGACACCGTGGGCGCTGCTCGGGTTCACATTCCTCATTGGCTGCGGCACAGCCATGAACGCACCCTCCTGGCAGGCGACCGTCGGCGACATCGTGCCTCGCGGAACGATCGCTGGCGCGGTTGCCATGAACTCCATGGGCTTCAACATGGCCCGTACTGCCGGTCCGGCACTGGGCGGCGCGATCGTTGCCGCCTTCGGCTCAGCAGCCGCCTTCACAGTGAACGCGTTCAGCTATCTCGGGATCATCTGGGTCCTGTACAGATGGCGCCCAGACAAGCCGACCCGGCCGAGCCTGCGTGAAGACCTCGGAACGGCAATGACCGCTGGTGTCCGCTATGTGGTCCTGTCTCCGCCTATTCGCCGCGTCCTCTTCCGGGCTACCTTGTTCGGCTTTGCGGCGGCGAGCGTGCCATCCCTCATGCCGCTGGTCGCAAGCCACCTGGTCGGCGGCAGTGCAGTTACCTTCGGTATCCTGTCTGGCTCTTTCGGGGTCGGCGCCGTCATGGGGGCATTGTCGAACCGGCGCGTGCGCGCGCGCCTGACGAATGAAGCCACAATTCGACTGACGGTGTCGGCGATGATTGCGGGGGCCATCGTGATTGCCCTCAGCCCATGGCTCCTCTTCACCGTAGGAGGGTTGGTCATTTTCGGTTGGGGCTGGCTGCTCGCAATGGCGACCATGAATGTAACGGTGCAAATGTCTGCGCCGCGCTGGGTCGTTGGCCGGGCGCTATCGCTTTACCAGATGTGCGTCTTCGGCACGATGGCGGCGGGAAGCTGGATGAGCGGTTATCTCGCCGAACAGCACGGGATCGCGGAAGCCATCCTGATCATGGCGGCTGTGCAGGCAATCGGATTGGCTGTCGGCTTCTTCCTGCGCCTGCCGGAAGTTCAGGACCTTAACCTCGAACTGGTCGGCCGGTGGAAAGCGCCGGATGTGAAAGTGCCCGTCGAACCACGCGCTGGCCCGGTTCACATCGCGGTGCACTACCGCATTCGCGAGCAGGACGTGGCCCGGTTCCTGGCCGCCATGAACGAAAGCCGCCGCGTACGCCTGCGAGACGGAGCCCGGAACTGGGCCCTGGTCCGTGACTTGAGTGACCCGGAAGTCTGGATCGAGAAATACCGCTTCGGGCGCTGGATGGACTATGTGCTGCACAAT
Proteins encoded in this region:
- a CDS encoding MFS transporter codes for the protein MPDAPAPPPFSIPLYRRIWVANVASQFGSLIQSVGAAWLMVELGGTKTQIALVQASVTLPIMILALLSGAIADNYPRRLVMLACQSWMFILSVALCAFAWFGHMTPWALLGFTFLIGCGTAMNAPSWQATVGDIVPRGTIAGAVAMNSMGFNMARTAGPALGGAIVAAFGSAAAFTVNAFSYLGIIWVLYRWRPDKPTRPSLREDLGTAMTAGVRYVVLSPPIRRVLFRATLFGFAAASVPSLMPLVASHLVGGSAVTFGILSGSFGVGAVMGALSNRRVRARLTNEATIRLTVSAMIAGAIVIALSPWLLFTVGGLVIFGWGWLLAMATMNVTVQMSAPRWVVGRALSLYQMCVFGTMAAGSWMSGYLAEQHGIAEAILIMAAVQAIGLAVGFFLRLPEVQDLNLELVGRWKAPDVKVPVEPRAGPVHIAVHYRIREQDVARFLAAMNESRRVRLRDGARNWALVRDLSDPEVWIEKYRFGRWMDYVLHNERRTHADRDSLIILHTLHQGSWPPPIVRMLERQVTGVTVDPDLSPDVMNDPTRSE